The proteins below come from a single Rhinoraja longicauda isolate Sanriku21f chromosome 5, sRhiLon1.1, whole genome shotgun sequence genomic window:
- the LOC144593426 gene encoding uncharacterized protein LOC144593426 encodes MVEAGSPSSKWRAAPPARPRPAGVSHVGSQTGPARNYVAGWCGAESRLRRDTGPGLYKWLPSGMCALSFVGARERPLLCGSGEKKPAKKNPTRIMCDDRKLFVGGLSFDTDEQALEETFCKYGAIVDTRVIKDKITQASRGFGFITFENPEDATEALEAMNGKEVDGRYIRVDHAEKKSGDGGYGGGRGGGSRRGGSGGGYGSSGGYGGGSYGGSGGYGGGGGYSSGGGGYSSGGGGYSSGGGGYSSGGSRQYESKSGGGVSSSRGYRGQSYERYSSR; translated from the coding sequence ATGGTCGAAGCTGGATCTCCGTCCTCAAAATGGCGGGCTGCACCTCCCGCCCGGCCCCGCCCCGCGGGGGTGAGTCATGTGGGCTCGCAGACCGGGCCCGCCCGGAACTACGTTGCGGGCTGGTGTGGCGCGGAGAGCCGATTACGGCGGGACACAGGGCCTGGCCTATATAAATGGCTCCCTTCCGGTATGTGCGCACTCTCGTTCGTCGGTGCAAGGGAACGGCCGCTGCTTTGTggatctggggaaaaaaaacccgCCAAAAAAAACCCAACCAGAATAATGTGTGACGACCGCAAGCTGTTCGTCGGTGGCCTGAGCTTCGATACGGACGAGCAGGCCCTGGAGGAAACCTTCTGCAAGTATGGGGCTATCGTGGACACCCGTGTGATCAAGGACAAGATAACCCAGGCTTCCCGCGGCTTCGGCTTCATCACCTTCGAGAACCCGGAGGACGCCACCGAGGCCTTGGAGGCCATGAACGGCAAGGAGGTCGACGGCCGCTACATACGTGTCGACCACGCCGAGAAGAAGTCTGGCGACGGCGGCTACGGCGGCGGCCGTGGCGGTGGCTCCCGACGGGGCGGAAGTGGCGGCGGCTACGGCAGCAGTGGTGGTTACGGCGGCGGCAGCTACGGCGGCAGTGGTGGttacggcggcggcggcggctacaGCTCAGGCGGCGGCGGCTACAGCTCAGGCGGCGGTGGCTACAGCTCAGGCGGCGGCGGCTACAGCTCAGGCGGCTCCCGGCAGTACGAAAGCAAGTCGGGCGGGGGCGTCTCCTCCAGCCGGGGCTACCGCGGTCAAAGCTACGAACGGTACTCGTCCAGATAG